In Trichocoleus desertorum NBK24, the following are encoded in one genomic region:
- a CDS encoding phosphate ABC transporter permease codes for MLVPLTREKFEQLVPLVATFPQYKYHWGKLSDFLKRLLISVLGIVVVAIAHSLIGEAGGVILFFLGVASGLYWLWAPILWATLRNLEARKPRHSGFWQGRVLDAYVSEELIGTEETVNKKGELVLVENRERRLNLEVGDESGFRIQVQVPLRREHKAIRPDQPVEMVVMSHLPDLSRIAKVSDIYIPSQNIWVSDYPQVQRDNFLEVSRRLRSQPKPRRPSRRRAAMDM; via the coding sequence ATGCTAGTTCCATTAACCCGCGAAAAATTTGAACAACTGGTGCCGCTCGTGGCCACTTTCCCTCAGTACAAGTATCACTGGGGAAAGCTTTCAGATTTTTTGAAGCGATTACTGATTTCCGTCCTTGGAATTGTGGTTGTCGCGATCGCCCACTCCCTGATTGGTGAGGCTGGTGGAGTGATCCTTTTCTTTCTAGGAGTTGCTAGTGGCCTTTACTGGCTCTGGGCACCCATTCTTTGGGCTACCCTCCGAAACTTGGAAGCTCGCAAACCCCGCCATAGCGGTTTTTGGCAAGGCCGCGTCTTAGATGCCTACGTCAGCGAAGAACTGATCGGTACGGAAGAAACCGTGAATAAGAAAGGAGAGTTGGTGCTCGTCGAAAATCGCGAACGCCGCCTGAACTTAGAAGTAGGCGACGAAAGTGGCTTTAGAATTCAAGTCCAGGTGCCTCTGCGCCGAGAGCACAAAGCCATTCGCCCTGATCAACCCGTCGAGATGGTCGTAATGTCCCACTTGCCAGACTTGAGTCGCATTGCCAAAGTCTCTGACATTTACATTCCTAGCCAAAATATTTGGGTCAGCGACTACCCCCAAGTACAACGAGATAATTTTCTGGAAGTAAGCCGACGACTCCGCTCTCAGCCCAAACCTCGCAGACCCTCTCGTCGTCGCGCCGCCATGGATATGTAA
- a CDS encoding TPM domain-containing protein: MQYLSPRRLLTFLATFCLALSIWAIAPAAQAYDNPQLLPSEPTTVIDLAKNLTGIQEETLAKDLEAFEAETGWKLRVLTQFDQTPGRAVKDFWGLDDKSVLLVADARGGNILNFSVGDAFYELMPRTFWIELQTRYGNQFFVRENGEDQAIIQALESVKTCLRRGGCQVVPGLPQEQWILTLITSLLGGVIFGFAAHPRQKDQVFAWQWALIFSPLWGILFIAFGIGPVVTRTSEWLPLFRNVVGFMLGALVAYLSPTFTQSSTSES; the protein is encoded by the coding sequence ATGCAGTACCTCTCTCCGCGACGGCTTCTCACTTTTCTCGCCACATTTTGTTTAGCGTTGTCAATCTGGGCGATCGCACCAGCAGCCCAAGCCTATGACAATCCCCAGTTGTTGCCTAGTGAACCCACTACAGTTATTGACCTAGCGAAAAACCTAACTGGAATTCAAGAAGAAACTCTGGCCAAAGATTTAGAGGCATTTGAAGCAGAAACAGGCTGGAAACTCCGAGTTCTGACTCAGTTTGACCAAACTCCCGGTCGGGCTGTCAAGGACTTCTGGGGTCTAGACGATAAGAGCGTGTTGTTAGTGGCTGATGCGCGGGGTGGCAACATCCTTAACTTTAGTGTTGGGGATGCCTTTTATGAATTAATGCCGCGTACCTTCTGGATTGAGCTGCAAACTCGTTATGGTAACCAATTCTTTGTGCGAGAAAATGGCGAAGATCAAGCCATCATTCAAGCTCTAGAGTCAGTCAAAACCTGTCTGCGTCGAGGTGGTTGTCAAGTGGTTCCGGGGCTGCCCCAAGAACAATGGATTCTCACCCTGATTACCTCACTGCTTGGAGGCGTCATCTTTGGCTTCGCTGCCCATCCGCGTCAAAAAGATCAAGTCTTTGCTTGGCAGTGGGCTTTAATCTTCTCGCCTTTGTGGGGAATCTTGTTTATTGCCTTTGGCATTGGCCCAGTCGTGACCCGCACCTCCGAGTGGTTACCCCTGTTTCGCAATGTTGTAGGGTTCATGCTAGGGGCTTTGGTCGCCTACCTATCACCGACGTTTACTCAGTCTTCCACCTCTGAGAGTTAA
- the gshB gene encoding glutathione synthase: MKFAFIIDPIQKLDPCHDTSVALMEAAQELGHEVWVTQANLLSVVDGKAWAILERVKLTPIQLVDGRWVAAESWYSLESSLQDSTQAKGLDNLRPLEEMDAVFMRTDPPVTTAYLYATYILDYVDPAKTLVVNAPGGLRAANEKMYALQFTEAIPTTIVTQNKQVIRQFVEQQGAAVLKPLGGKAGEGILFLEPGDRNLNSMIEISTLQGQLPIMIQTYLPEAKAGDKRIILLDGEPIGAVNRVPTGNEFRGNMAVGGRVESVDITPREREICTQLAPVLRRDGLIFVGIDVIGGYLTEVNVTSPTGIREIDRLNQSRLGHQVVQWLEKAKASKLSLTSPA, encoded by the coding sequence TTGAAATTCGCATTTATTATTGACCCCATTCAAAAACTTGACCCTTGCCATGATACGAGTGTTGCCCTGATGGAAGCAGCACAAGAACTGGGTCATGAAGTTTGGGTGACGCAAGCGAATTTATTGAGTGTGGTAGATGGGAAAGCTTGGGCAATCTTAGAACGGGTCAAGTTGACACCGATTCAATTAGTGGATGGCCGCTGGGTTGCTGCTGAATCTTGGTATTCCCTAGAGAGTTCCTTACAAGATTCCACCCAGGCTAAGGGTTTGGACAACCTGCGTCCGCTAGAAGAAATGGACGCAGTCTTTATGCGAACTGACCCTCCCGTCACTACGGCTTACCTTTACGCCACCTATATTCTGGATTACGTTGATCCAGCTAAAACGCTGGTCGTGAATGCACCGGGAGGTCTGAGAGCTGCTAACGAAAAGATGTATGCGCTCCAGTTTACCGAGGCAATCCCCACTACGATCGTGACTCAAAATAAGCAGGTGATTCGCCAGTTTGTGGAGCAGCAAGGAGCGGCAGTTCTAAAGCCTCTAGGAGGTAAGGCGGGAGAAGGCATCTTGTTCTTGGAACCGGGCGATCGCAACCTGAATTCCATGATTGAAATCAGCACCCTACAGGGACAACTGCCAATCATGATTCAGACTTACCTACCCGAAGCCAAAGCAGGAGACAAACGAATTATCTTGCTAGATGGGGAGCCGATTGGAGCGGTTAACCGCGTGCCCACAGGCAATGAATTCCGGGGCAACATGGCCGTGGGGGGCAGAGTCGAGTCGGTGGATATCACACCCAGAGAGAGAGAAATCTGCACTCAGCTAGCTCCAGTATTACGCCGAGATGGGCTAATTTTTGTGGGCATAGATGTGATTGGTGGCTACCTAACAGAGGTTAATGTCACCAGTCCTACAGGTATCCGCGAGATCGATCGCCTCAATCAATCCAGACTGGGACATCAAGTAGTTCAGTGGCTAGAGAAAGCTAAAGCTAGCAAGCTCAGCCTCACTTCACCTGCTTAG
- a CDS encoding tetratricopeptide repeat protein, whose translation MSSTQSFQSSHARSRYPYQQTTSTRNSQSTRLQDSIDPRRRLEYEAAIASCDRTIARQPDDVNAWYERGQAQANLGSYVEAIASFNKALALKPQHTAALVFRAVAFIHLSCYEEALLSCNTALAIQPHHSEAWLFRGVALRSLHRYQAAYVSYDNALGIRRPSLWQNILRILGCFASRNRQH comes from the coding sequence ATGTCTAGCACCCAGTCATTTCAGTCGTCTCATGCTCGGTCACGGTATCCGTATCAGCAGACCACTTCTACCCGAAACAGCCAATCTACTCGCTTGCAGGATAGTATTGATCCCCGGCGGCGACTGGAGTACGAAGCAGCGATCGCTAGCTGTGATCGAACCATTGCGCGACAACCGGATGATGTCAATGCTTGGTACGAGCGTGGACAGGCACAAGCAAATTTAGGCTCCTATGTAGAGGCGATCGCCAGCTTTAACAAAGCTCTAGCCCTGAAGCCCCAACATACGGCTGCTTTGGTGTTTCGAGCCGTAGCGTTTATCCACCTGAGTTGCTATGAAGAAGCTTTACTCAGCTGCAATACCGCTCTAGCCATTCAACCTCATCACTCAGAAGCTTGGTTGTTTCGGGGAGTGGCCTTGCGTTCTTTACACCGCTACCAAGCAGCCTACGTTAGTTACGACAACGCCTTAGGAATTCGCAGACCTTCTCTTTGGCAAAATATTTTAAGAATTCTAGGCTGCTTTGCGAGTCGCAATCGTCAACACTAA
- a CDS encoding cistern family PEP-CTERM protein, translating to MLRSFTNLALGVSVLSALGTLAIAPTASAFTFNGSGIEIGTKDAGTSFKVNFDGNVSTKNVIGLSSEAIFKFLGFTTVGSKTEAAFEITLDNTSSDGITSRTSALGFNVNQTLVGVGGASGSGNTRSSGIFTNDMSGSFPNQFGAVDVCFTSGNTCQGGKNGGVKTADSPGKFSSTLAFSGNVQSFTLSNFGVRYQSIDGNGFKGDSGTGRGIPVQPEPPKPPTKHVPEPSSTAALVVLGAGLLYGRKKRSELA from the coding sequence ATGTTGAGGTCTTTTACAAACCTGGCTCTTGGGGTTTCTGTTTTATCTGCCTTAGGTACTCTCGCGATCGCTCCCACAGCTTCAGCTTTCACTTTCAATGGTAGCGGTATAGAAATCGGCACCAAGGATGCTGGCACTTCCTTCAAAGTCAATTTTGATGGCAACGTCAGCACCAAAAATGTCATTGGTCTGTCTTCAGAGGCGATCTTTAAGTTTTTGGGTTTTACCACGGTAGGCAGCAAAACAGAAGCTGCTTTTGAAATCACCCTAGATAACACCTCCAGTGATGGCATTACTTCTAGAACTTCCGCTTTAGGATTCAATGTTAACCAAACGCTAGTTGGAGTTGGCGGTGCTTCTGGCAGTGGGAATACCCGCTCTTCGGGAATTTTCACCAACGACATGTCTGGTTCATTTCCTAATCAGTTTGGTGCAGTTGATGTCTGCTTTACTAGCGGTAACACCTGCCAAGGTGGTAAGAACGGTGGGGTAAAAACGGCTGATTCTCCTGGGAAGTTCTCTTCCACTCTGGCATTCAGCGGCAACGTCCAAAGTTTTACTCTCAGTAACTTTGGGGTTCGTTACCAAAGCATTGATGGTAATGGTTTCAAAGGAGACAGTGGCACAGGCCGAGGAATTCCTGTTCAACCTGAGCCACCCAAGCCACCTACTAAACATGTACCTGAGCCTAGCAGCACCGCAGCCCTTGTAGTACTTGGTGCTGGGTTACTCTATGGCCGTAAGAAGCGCTCTGAACTCGCTTAG
- the dapB gene encoding 4-hydroxy-tetrahydrodipicolinate reductase yields MTSQLPIPVVVNGAAGKMGREVVKAVAQATDMTLIGAVDRNPKYMGQDVGEVAGCGPLEVPILSEFEPILAMAGQEKQLGVMVDFTHPDGVYDNIRAAIAYGVRPVVGTTGLSPEQIQELAKFADKASTGCLIIPNFSIGMVLLQQAAIQASQYFDHVEIIELHHNQKADAPSGTALQTAQMLAELGKTFNPPTVEETEKIAGAKGALADEGIRIHSVRLPGLIAHQEVIFGAAGQIYTLRHDTSDRACYMPGVLLSIRKVIQLKSLVYGLEKIL; encoded by the coding sequence ATGACAAGTCAACTTCCCATTCCGGTTGTGGTGAATGGAGCTGCGGGCAAAATGGGTCGCGAGGTCGTGAAGGCGGTTGCCCAAGCAACTGATATGACTCTCATCGGTGCGGTCGATCGCAATCCCAAATACATGGGTCAGGATGTGGGGGAAGTGGCTGGATGCGGTCCTTTAGAAGTGCCAATTCTGAGTGAATTCGAGCCAATCCTGGCGATGGCAGGCCAAGAGAAGCAGCTAGGGGTGATGGTCGATTTTACGCATCCCGATGGCGTGTATGACAATATTAGAGCGGCGATCGCTTACGGCGTACGCCCTGTGGTGGGCACGACTGGCTTAAGCCCAGAGCAAATTCAAGAGTTAGCCAAATTTGCTGACAAAGCGAGTACTGGATGCCTGATCATCCCTAATTTCTCCATTGGCATGGTGTTACTGCAACAAGCAGCCATTCAAGCTTCTCAATACTTTGATCACGTCGAAATTATTGAGTTGCACCACAATCAAAAAGCAGATGCTCCGAGCGGGACAGCGCTACAAACGGCACAAATGCTAGCAGAACTCGGTAAGACGTTTAACCCACCAACTGTTGAAGAAACTGAAAAAATAGCTGGGGCGAAAGGAGCCTTAGCCGATGAAGGAATTCGCATTCATAGTGTGCGCTTGCCTGGTTTAATTGCTCACCAAGAAGTTATTTTTGGGGCGGCTGGACAAATTTACACCCTGCGGCACGATACAAGCGATCGCGCTTGCTACATGCCAGGAGTGCTGCTTTCAATTCGTAAAGTGATTCAGCTTAAATCTCTCGTTTATGGTCTAGAAAAAATTCTTTAG
- a CDS encoding precorrin-8X methylmutase, with protein MEWHITDAQSLGIIDREIGEHTFSPAEYEIVRRVIYATADFEYKSLIRFSEQALQAGAAALAARTTIVVDVPMVQVGITSNIQNTFANPVYCSMDALTRPQRDRTRAAWGIETLARRYPEGIFVIGQAQTALSAIVDLIEAEEIRPALVVGTPSGFVDIEATKQRLQDSLVPHIRIEGRKGSAVVAAAIMNGLVDLAWKAYGQDNAGIG; from the coding sequence ATGGAGTGGCATATTACGGACGCTCAAAGTTTAGGAATTATCGACCGAGAAATAGGTGAACACACGTTTTCCCCGGCTGAATATGAAATTGTGCGTCGAGTGATTTATGCCACTGCTGATTTTGAGTACAAATCCTTGATTCGCTTTTCGGAACAAGCTCTGCAAGCAGGAGCCGCAGCTTTAGCAGCGCGTACCACGATTGTGGTGGATGTACCAATGGTGCAAGTTGGTATTACTTCCAACATTCAGAATACGTTTGCCAACCCGGTATATTGCAGCATGGACGCCCTAACGCGACCCCAACGAGATAGAACTCGTGCAGCATGGGGCATTGAAACTTTAGCGCGACGCTATCCAGAAGGCATTTTTGTCATCGGTCAGGCTCAAACCGCCTTGTCTGCCATTGTGGATTTAATTGAAGCAGAAGAAATCCGCCCAGCTTTGGTGGTTGGCACTCCTTCAGGATTTGTTGATATTGAAGCAACCAAACAGCGTTTACAGGATTCGTTGGTGCCTCACATTCGTATTGAAGGGCGTAAAGGCAGTGCTGTCGTTGCTGCTGCCATTATGAACGGCTTAGTAGATTTGGCCTGGAAAGCCTACGGTCAGGACAACGCTGGCATCGGCTAA
- the hflX gene encoding GTPase HflX, producing MYHQRLPGDRLTTSEFAQRLAAISTDLNQPVCVYINRRGQVIRVGVGTPRQTQIPPLELPRYGAERLSGIRCLATQLKIEPPNEAALTAMAIQRLDSLVLLTLSGAGFERRGGGATGYVKHAYLAHLVPDSAANWTVSSPTSLDDLAEQDFLDLVENLEAEFEREYVAQQVDRDHDQVLIVGLMTDERKSQRFQDGLVELTRLIETAGGTVVETLTQKRSRPHPQTVVGEGKVQEIALAAQTVGANLIAFDRDLHPAQIRNLETQIGIRVVDRTEVILDIFAQRAQSRAGKLQVELAQLEYMLPRLIGRGQAMSRLGGGIGTRGPGETKLETERRGIQRRISRLQQEVNQLQAHRSRLRQRRQHREVPSIAIVGYTNAGKSTLLNTLTNAEVYTADQLFATLDPTTRRLIIQDVVTDEPRSILLTDTVGFIHELPPSLVDAFRATLEEVTEADALLHLVDLSHPAWQNQIRSVMKILSEMPITPGPALVAFNKIDQVDGDTLALAQEEFPQAVFLSASDRLGLETLRHRLAQLVDYAVS from the coding sequence TTGTACCATCAGCGGCTACCGGGCGATCGCCTCACCACTTCCGAATTTGCCCAACGACTCGCCGCGATTAGTACAGACCTGAACCAACCTGTTTGTGTTTATATCAATCGTCGAGGTCAGGTTATCCGGGTAGGAGTCGGCACCCCACGACAAACTCAAATTCCACCGCTAGAACTGCCTCGCTATGGAGCCGAGCGTCTCAGTGGCATTCGCTGCTTGGCAACCCAGTTAAAAATTGAGCCTCCCAACGAAGCGGCTTTAACAGCGATGGCAATTCAGCGGCTCGATAGCTTGGTGCTGCTTACCTTGTCGGGTGCAGGATTTGAGCGACGTGGCGGCGGAGCCACTGGATATGTCAAACACGCTTATTTAGCGCATTTAGTCCCCGACTCAGCCGCTAATTGGACTGTTTCATCACCCACCAGCCTTGATGATCTAGCCGAGCAAGACTTTCTGGATTTAGTAGAAAATCTAGAAGCCGAGTTTGAGCGTGAGTACGTTGCCCAGCAAGTCGATCGCGACCACGATCAAGTACTGATTGTGGGCTTAATGACCGATGAGCGAAAATCTCAACGCTTCCAGGATGGCTTAGTCGAACTCACTCGCCTGATAGAAACTGCGGGCGGCACAGTTGTGGAAACCCTTACGCAAAAGCGCTCTCGCCCCCATCCGCAAACTGTTGTTGGTGAAGGTAAAGTGCAAGAAATTGCGCTCGCTGCTCAGACAGTGGGTGCAAATCTAATCGCTTTTGATCGCGACCTGCATCCTGCCCAAATTCGCAACTTGGAAACCCAAATCGGCATTCGTGTGGTCGATCGCACTGAAGTCATTTTAGATATTTTTGCCCAGCGGGCTCAGTCTAGAGCCGGGAAATTGCAAGTAGAGTTGGCACAGTTGGAATACATGCTGCCGCGTTTGATTGGACGAGGGCAAGCCATGTCACGCTTGGGAGGCGGCATTGGTACCAGAGGCCCAGGTGAAACCAAGCTAGAAACCGAGCGTCGTGGCATCCAGAGGCGAATCTCGCGATTGCAACAAGAAGTGAACCAATTGCAAGCTCACCGTTCTCGACTACGGCAACGTCGCCAGCACCGAGAAGTCCCATCGATCGCGATCGTGGGTTATACCAACGCTGGCAAGTCTACGCTATTAAACACATTGACCAATGCAGAAGTGTATACCGCAGATCAACTCTTCGCGACCCTCGACCCTACTACCCGGCGGTTAATCATCCAAGACGTAGTGACGGATGAACCCCGCTCTATTTTGTTGACTGACACAGTTGGCTTTATCCATGAGCTACCTCCGTCATTGGTTGATGCCTTCCGAGCCACTTTGGAGGAAGTCACAGAGGCAGATGCTTTATTGCATTTGGTGGATCTTTCCCATCCAGCTTGGCAAAACCAAATTCGCTCTGTCATGAAGATTTTGTCAGAGATGCCCATTACACCGGGACCCGCGTTAGTGGCCTTCAACAAAATTGATCAAGTGGATGGAGACACCTTAGCCTTGGCCCAAGAAGAGTTTCCTCAAGCTGTATTTCTCTCGGCCAGCGATCGCCTCGGCCTAGAAACCTTACGCCATCGGCTAGCTCAACTCGTAGACTACGCTGTCTCTTAG
- the grxC gene encoding glutaredoxin 3, with amino-acid sequence MASKVEIYTWRTCPFCIRAKALLDKKGVEYTEYSIDGDEAARAKMSQRANGKRSVPQIFIDDQHIGGCDDIHALNAQGKLDQLLQTAG; translated from the coding sequence ATGGCTTCTAAAGTTGAAATCTACACTTGGCGAACCTGTCCCTTTTGCATTCGTGCTAAAGCGCTGCTAGACAAAAAGGGAGTTGAATATACCGAATACAGTATCGATGGGGATGAAGCAGCTCGCGCTAAAATGTCTCAGCGTGCTAACGGCAAACGCTCTGTGCCCCAAATTTTTATTGACGACCAGCATATTGGTGGTTGTGACGACATCCATGCTTTAAATGCTCAAGGCAAACTTGATCAACTTTTACAGACTGCTGGCTAG
- a CDS encoding CHASE2 domain-containing serine/threonine-protein kinase, translating to MISKLAHRIRLTRPSLERWHKLRAIVTQPALVAGVIVTGLVLGVRQVGGWQHLELAAYDRLVQLQPDVGPDPRLLVVAITESDIQAQNRWPISDQAIAQALAELQRHQPAAIGLDILREIPQPPGRTALLQQLQSPNVIAIATLGDTAHNRTQVPPGVPAERVGFNDIVSDSDNVIRRNFIFGQDEATNANTNAVTGEATELYSLSLRLALKYLAGRGITPEQPWKNYQAIRWGQAVLSPLKNNSGGYVNVDAAGYQVLLNYRSTSQVARQVTLTQVLQRQVDPAWIKGKVVLIGTTAPSIKDLFLTPYSAIEQGNPNVPGVVIHAHMVSQFLSAALGQRSLFWFWPEWGELLWIVGCSVGGAFLAWRIRHPLHLGVVCTVAVGGIFFVCWVGFTRSAWIPFVTPAIALVGTAGGLVAYFAYRADQERKTIAQQVEDQEKTIALLKTFLSPTTPTYASTGASTGDSTMGDTTLMPTQSTRRSVTTYVPTSSTKPHEVTGANTQTFLDQHAADATESQISDRSRFLLSRRYKIDRILASGGFSLTYLAQDTQRPGNPICVVKHLVPARSDARFLQTARRLFQTEAEILEKLGKHDQIPQLLASFEENAEFYLVEEFVEGHPLAEELPSGKQLSEAQVIALLKPILEVLAFLHERHVIHRDLKPSNIVRRQFDQQLVLIDFGAVKQMQPQDYRTSDDDAPDEGFTVAIGTRGYAPPEQLAGYPGLSSDVYALGMIAIQALTGRMPYQLSPNPETGTVVWRELTEVSDRFAAILDRMVCYYFNERYQSAGEVLRDLKALET from the coding sequence GTGATTTCTAAACTGGCGCATCGAATCCGTTTGACACGGCCTAGCCTAGAACGCTGGCATAAGCTAAGGGCGATTGTGACTCAACCCGCACTGGTGGCGGGGGTGATTGTCACAGGGCTGGTGTTGGGGGTGCGGCAAGTTGGCGGATGGCAGCATCTGGAGTTGGCTGCTTACGATCGCTTGGTGCAACTACAACCCGATGTGGGACCTGATCCACGCCTACTCGTGGTTGCCATTACCGAGTCAGATATTCAAGCTCAAAATAGATGGCCTATTTCCGACCAGGCGATCGCTCAAGCCCTGGCTGAGTTGCAGCGCCACCAACCAGCAGCCATTGGTTTAGATATCTTGCGAGAAATTCCTCAGCCACCGGGACGTACAGCCCTGCTACAGCAACTCCAATCGCCAAATGTCATTGCGATCGCGACGCTGGGCGACACAGCTCACAATCGGACACAAGTTCCTCCTGGCGTTCCGGCTGAACGAGTTGGGTTTAACGACATTGTTTCCGACTCTGACAACGTGATTCGGCGCAATTTCATCTTTGGTCAAGATGAAGCCACCAATGCCAACACCAATGCCGTCACAGGTGAAGCAACTGAGTTGTATTCCTTGTCGTTACGTCTGGCATTGAAATATTTGGCTGGTCGAGGAATCACCCCGGAACAGCCTTGGAAAAACTATCAAGCTATTCGTTGGGGACAGGCTGTACTAAGTCCTCTAAAAAACAATTCAGGCGGCTATGTCAATGTCGATGCAGCGGGCTATCAAGTTTTGCTGAACTACCGCTCTACATCGCAGGTGGCGCGGCAGGTGACTCTAACACAGGTGTTGCAACGCCAAGTTGACCCAGCTTGGATCAAAGGCAAAGTGGTCTTGATTGGTACGACCGCACCGAGTATTAAGGATTTGTTTTTGACCCCCTACAGTGCCATTGAGCAGGGTAATCCCAATGTTCCTGGGGTGGTTATTCATGCTCATATGGTGAGCCAATTTCTCAGCGCTGCTTTAGGCCAGCGATCGCTCTTTTGGTTTTGGCCAGAGTGGGGAGAGCTGTTGTGGATTGTCGGCTGTTCGGTGGGGGGAGCGTTCCTAGCTTGGCGGATTCGGCATCCTCTCCACCTCGGCGTTGTTTGCACTGTGGCAGTGGGGGGGATATTTTTTGTTTGTTGGGTTGGGTTTACCCGATCTGCCTGGATTCCCTTCGTCACTCCGGCGATCGCGCTAGTCGGAACAGCGGGTGGTTTGGTCGCCTACTTTGCTTACCGAGCAGATCAAGAGCGCAAAACCATCGCGCAGCAAGTCGAAGACCAAGAGAAAACCATTGCCCTATTAAAAACTTTTTTAAGCCCGACTACTCCAACCTATGCCTCTACAGGTGCTTCTACAGGGGACAGTACGATGGGTGATACCACACTAATGCCCACCCAAAGTACGAGGCGGAGCGTGACTACTTATGTGCCTACCAGTAGCACTAAGCCCCATGAGGTGACTGGAGCGAATACCCAGACTTTTTTAGATCAACATGCCGCAGATGCAACGGAAAGCCAGATTAGCGATCGCTCTCGGTTTCTGTTGAGTCGGCGCTACAAAATTGACCGAATTTTGGCATCTGGTGGCTTCAGTTTGACCTATTTAGCTCAAGACACCCAGCGTCCAGGCAATCCGATCTGTGTGGTGAAGCATTTAGTTCCAGCTCGTAGTGATGCTCGGTTTTTGCAGACGGCTAGACGTCTATTCCAAACTGAAGCTGAAATTTTAGAAAAACTGGGAAAGCATGACCAAATTCCGCAGCTTCTGGCCTCTTTTGAAGAAAACGCTGAATTTTATCTAGTAGAAGAGTTCGTTGAGGGTCATCCCCTCGCTGAGGAGTTGCCTTCTGGAAAGCAACTGAGCGAAGCTCAAGTCATAGCGTTACTCAAGCCCATCTTAGAAGTCTTGGCGTTTCTGCACGAGCGGCATGTGATTCATCGGGATTTGAAGCCTAGTAACATCGTGCGTCGCCAGTTCGATCAACAACTGGTTTTGATTGATTTTGGAGCAGTAAAACAAATGCAGCCCCAAGACTATAGAACTTCAGATGACGATGCCCCCGACGAAGGATTTACCGTTGCGATCGGCACTCGTGGCTATGCCCCTCCAGAGCAGCTGGCTGGATACCCTGGCCTCAGTAGCGATGTCTATGCGCTAGGGATGATCGCCATCCAAGCCTTGACCGGGCGGATGCCTTACCAACTGTCGCCTAATCCTGAAACGGGTACTGTGGTTTGGCGAGAGTTGACTGAAGTTAGCGATCGATTTGCGGCGATTTTGGATCGCATGGTCTGCTATTACTTCAACGAGCGATATCAATCTGCTGGTGAGGTTTTGCGGGATCTTAAAGCGCTAGAGACTTGA